One window of Dermacentor andersoni chromosome 7, qqDerAnde1_hic_scaffold, whole genome shotgun sequence genomic DNA carries:
- the LOC126533914 gene encoding uncharacterized protein has protein sequence MTDEYIAHLHRRLDVLNLCVSLAKISADDAYFVKDAQAKLQLTKEHQGRIRELGEQYQQAKEQEAELLADLDVRLQLAECQKSFLDSLPRRPAPQQDVLARGNQGNGSSVAGVGGGDRPQPSSQRQAAGPRSCANCIAYLSEGEFASVPKYMKGRFTLPALNKLVDSFNKALASKYQLLALPKSRLKDAQWKRVTAYHQQETAETKRLCFLVDDDLTKGGGFESTRVVTQFMVVMRHCGRIREIRGPERIVRYVAV, from the coding sequence ATGACCGACGAGTATATAGCCCACCTGCACAGACGGCTCGACGTGCTAAACCTGTGCGTCAGCCTGGCCAAGATTTCGGCCGACGACGCGTACTTCGTGAAGGACGCGCAGGCGAAGCTGCAGCTGACCAAGGAACACCAGGGGCGTATCCGCGAACTCGGCGAGCAGTACCAACAGGCGAAGGAACAAGAGGCGGAGCTGCTGGCCGACCTCGACGTCCGTCTGCAGCTCGCCGAGTGCCAAAAGTCGTTCCTCGACAGCCTTCCACGGCGGCCAGCGCCGCAGCAGGACGTCCTCGCTCGGGGCAACCAAGGTAACGGCTCGTCGGTCGCCGGCGTGGGAGGCGGCGACAGGCCGCAGCCGTCGTCGCAGCGGCAGGCTGCTGGCCCTCGGTCCTGCGCCAACTGCATCGCCTACCTGAGCGAGGGCGAGTTCGCGAGCGTCCCCAAGTACATGAAGGGTCGCTTCACGCTCCCCGCGCTCAACAAGCTCGTCGACTCGTTCAACAAGGCGCTCGCTTCTAAGTACCAGCTGCTGGCGCTGCCCAAGTCTCGCCTCAAGGATGCCCAGTGGAAGCGGGTGACCGCGTACCACCAGCAGGAGACGGCCGAGACCAAGAGGCTCTGCTTCCTGGTCGACGACGACCTGACCAAGGGAGGCGGGTTCGAGTCAACCCGCGTCGTCACCCAGTTCATGGTGGTGATGCGCCACTGCGGGAGGATACGCGAGATCCGAGGGCCCGAACGTATCGTGCGCTATGTAGCGGTCTGA